GGGAGTAACCAGTATGTTTGCCTCACCTGCCTTGCTTAACCGTGTGGGTAAATACGGTAAAGAAAAAGAGATAAAACTCCCTTCCTTAAAAAGACTTATTTCTGCGGGAGCGCCGGTGGCACCTACCAATATTAAGCAGTTTTCCTCCATGCTTAGCCAAGGTACCGAAATTCACACCCCTTATGGTGCCACCGAAGCGGTACCGATTATTTCTATTGGCAGCAATGAAATATTGCATGAAACCGAAGCGCTAAGCCGAAAGGGATATGGAAACTGCGTCGGTTATCCGATCAATAATATTATGATTCGCATCATAAAAGTCAGTGATAATCCCATTGAAAAATGGTCTGATGACCTGGTGGTCAAAGATGGCGAAATGGGTGAAATAACGGTGAAGGGTGATCTGGTAACCAGGCAGTATTTTGAAAAACCGAAAGCGGATATGATGGCCAAGATCAAGCAGGGAAATGAAATCTGGCACAGGATGGGAGACCTCGGCTGGCGCGATAAAAAAGGCAGAATCTGGTTCTGCGGCAGGAAAAGCCACCGCGTGATAACAAAAGAAGGCACTCTTTTCACCATACCCTGTGAAGCCATTTTCAATGAGCACCCACAGGTATTCAGAAGCGCTCTGGTGGGTGTCGGTCCGCAGAAAAACCAAAAACCGATCATCTGTATCGAACGGATTGATGGGGGCCATAAAATAAATAAAAAGGACCTCACGTCAGAGCTTCTGGAAATGGCAAAACAAAACCAACTGACCCAAAGTATTGAGACGGTACTGTACCACCACAGTTTTCCGGTGGACATCAGACATAATTCGAAAATTTTCCGTGAAAAACTGGCACGATGGGCGGAAAAGAGGTTAAGGATTCGCCCAGGTAAGCCTGGATACTAAAAATAAAATGACCGTAAAAACCAAACCAAATATCCTGGTGACCGGTGGGGGTGGCTTTTTAGGCAAAGCCATTGTCAAAATGCTTCTGCAAGCCGGTGAAAATGTCCGCAGCTTCTCCCGGAACTTTTATCCTGAACTTGAATCAATGGGGGTGGATCAAATCCAGGGCGACATTGGTGAGCATTCAGCGGTAATAAAAGCGTGCCATGGAATTCAAGCTGTGTTTCACACTGCAGCAAAGCCTCCGCCATGGGGGAACTATGCGGACTATTACCGAACGAACGTAGTGGGTACCCAAAACGTCATCGATGCCTGTAATTATCAGAAAGTTTCCAAGCTGGTGTACACAAGTACGCCAAGTGTGGTCTTTAACGGCACCGACATCGAAGGTGTAGACGAAACCTTCTCCTACCCTGCCAGGTATGCCACCCCCTATTCAGAAACCAAAGCGCTTGCCGAACAAAAAGTGGTCAAGAGCACAAGTGACCACCTTAGAACAATTATATTGAGACCGCATGAAATTTGGGGCCCGGGTGATAATCACATTGCTCCGCGGCTTATTGCAAGGGCAAAACGACTTAAAAGAATTGGCAATGGTAAAAATCTTATAGACACGACCTATATCGATAATGCGGTAGATGCCCACCTTCTGGCTTATGAAAAGTTAGAAGAAAACCCTGCCATTTCCGGAATGATTTATTTCATCAGCCAGGATGAACCTGTTTTGGCTTGGGACATGATCAACGCTTTTTTAAAGGCAGCGGGTTTGGGTCCTGTAAAAAAGTCGGTGCCTTACAGAATAGCATGGCTGTCCGGAGCCTTCCTTGAGATGGTGTACAAAATATTTCGCTTATCCGGTGAACCGTATATCACCCGTTTTATGGCCTATGCTGCAGCGAAATCCCACTGGTTCAATATCAGTGCGGCGAAAAGAGATCTTGGGTACTCTCCACGTGTTTCCATAGAAGAAGGTCTCATCATTTACCAAGAGTGGCTGAAAAAAAACAAATAAGCAGAAACCGATCCCTCAATTATTTAAATTATGGTTGCTATCTCAGCCACTGGACAACACATGGCACTCAAGTTCTTTGTTAATCGGCCTGAAGCGGACTAATATACCCACACAGTTTCCTCATATAGCTATGACAACGATTATATAACTGATAAATGCGGACAAGGTATAGCCTGACACTCGCAATCCGACACCCGATCAACTATTTTACCGTTACAACCGGGCAATGGGCATTCAAAATCACGTACTGGGCAGTGGAGCCCATCAAAAGCTTTCCCACCTTTGATCTTCTTTTGACTCCGACAATGATTTCATCAATGTGATTTTCCTTGGCAAACTCAACCACATCCTCACCGGGTGTAAGGCCACGAATAAGCAGGTGGGTCTTACAGGGAATGTTGTTATCTTTAAAAAGCACCTCAGCATATTCAAGCCCGCGTTTGGCCTGATCCATATCCTCTCGTTCTTTTTCAGTTCCCTTTACCATCGATGTAACCACATCAACTTCTCCTTTAAAAACCATCGCATGGTGTTTCGCTAGGTCTAAAGCTTCCTTGCCCGAGTTGGAACCGTCATACCCTACCAAAATTTTCATTTTTATCATCCTTTCATATAAATTAAAAAATAAATGCCCAGAGGGCATCGTTTTAAAAAATAAACAAAAGTAGTTGTTCACATATTATAACAACAATCTGATATGTCAACTTTTAAGGATTCACCCAACGTTGAAATTAGAATCCAAGTTGCAAGCAATAAACGGCTCCATCCGCTTTAGCCGGTGGGCCTACTTTTCATTTGTATTTTTATCCATAATCTGATATTTAACAAGTAATCAAGATTTCTGTTCAGCATAGTTTAAGAGGACTATAATGCAACTAATTGATACCATCAATGAAATACCGATGTTTAAGCGCTTTACGGAAAGCGAAAAGAATATGTTTGCCAAACTGGAGCATTCACTTCTTGGATTTAAAAAAGATGATGTCATAATAAGGGAGGGAGATGCATTTACATCACTCTATCTGTTAATAAAGGGAACAGTTCAAATCACCAAGGAAGAACTCAGCATACCCATAGCTAAGCTATCCCAGGGTGCGCTATTTGGGGAAATGTCCTTTTTTACCAAAAAACCCCGTCACAGCAACGTGATTGCCAATGAAAATGTTCTGGTTTTGAAACTTGACAAATTATTTTTCGAAAAGGTCGATTCTACCATTAGGGATAAAATAAAAGACTATCTTATTGAGCTGCTCATTAATCGCCTTGATTCAGTGAATGAGTCTTTGAGTAAGATATCAAAATTCGCCAGAATATCAACTTTGAATCAATAATTATCTTTTCCTATTCAATTGTCACCAATCATCCAAGCTAAAACCAGTTTTCGGGTGGGTGTTATTTCCGATACACATGGTTTGTTGCAACCAGCAGCAATTGACGCCTTTAAAGGCACAGACCTTATCATCCATGCCGGGGATGTGGGCAAACCGGATATTCTCCATGATTTGCAGGCGATTGCTCCGGTGAAAGCGGTAAGGGGCAATATGGACATGGACAACTGGGCACACAAGCTGCCGATGACGAAGTTAATTAAAGTTGGAGGTGTATTGCTCTACATTATTCATGATGTTTATAAAATTGATATAAAACCCGACAAAGCAGGAATCAGCGCTATAATACACGGTCATACCCACAAACCTTCTTCCATTGAAGACCATCATGGCATCCTCTTTCTAAACCCGGGAAGCGCTACCCAACCTCGTTTCAATAACCCGGCATCTGTGGCCTTGCTTCATGTAAAGGAGAAATCACTGGTTACCCAATTTTTTGAGTTGTAGAATAATCAGAGACCTTTCCAATTCAATAAAAGGAAGTTTGTACTTTTCCACCGTTAAAGACAAACGATCCCTATCGGCAGATTCTAATTCAGCTTTAGAAAGCTTTCCCTTCATGGCAATCAGACTTCCACCTTCTGCCAGCAAAGGCAATGCCTGAAGTACAATATTATCCAGTCTGGAAAATGCGCGGCAAATAATTACATCAAAAGAATGCTTAAAAGGCTTTTTTTCTGCCAGTTCCTCAGATCTTACATGACGGGCGTTAATTCCAACCAGCTTGATCGTTCGGATCGCATGTTTTAAAAAACTAACTTTTTTTCGTGAGGCATCTATGAGAGTCACTGCTAAAGATGGATTCATAATTTTGAGCGGAATTCCGGGAAAACCTCCACCAGAGCCCATATCGAGTAGGCGGCCATACTCGGGTATCACCCCGACTGAAATGATTGAATCCAAGAAGTGTTTGACAGCGACTTCGACCGGGTCAGTAATGGTGGTGAGATTAATGTTGCGGTTCCATTTGACCAGTTCTTTGCAATGAATGGAAAATTGATCTGTTATTCTCCGGTCAACATGAATATTAAGGTTCGCGGCTCCTTCTTCGATCAGTTTTTTCCACTGATTGCTTCCAATGTTCATATCGGTATTATAAATAAACGCCTATGGAACCCCTTTCCATTCACCATTCGATGTTGGCCGTTCGATTTACGTTGTATTGCCTTTCCATTTAAATTAGGTGATACAAACCCGTCTCACTTCTTTTATATCTGTAAGCCCGTTAAAAACCTTTAAAATGCCGTCTTGCTTCAGCGTGGTCATTCCCTCTTCTATGGAAAGGGCAAAAAGCTCTTCAGTGGAGGCCTGCTTTTTAATCAGCCTTTTAACTCCCGGTGTCCCTTCCATTAGTTCATGGATTCCGAGCCTGCCCTTATAACCTGTCCCCGAGCAGACCTCACAGCTTCCGCAGCGTTTTATGGTAAGGTCGGATGTATATTTTATGCCGGTTTTCTTCAAATCTTCTTTGCCGTAATCCATTGCAATTTCATTAAATTCCTCCTTGGGCAGTTTCTCTTCCTTGCAACAGTTCTGGCACAATCTTCTGACCAGTCTTTGCGCCAGCACGCCAAGAAAAGCATCAGAAAAATTAAGTGCATTGAGACCCATGTCGAGCAAACGGGTGATGGTTTCCGGCGCACTGTTGGTATGAAGTGTTGAAAAAACAAGATGTCCGGTAAGAGATGCCTCTATACCTATGGCTGCTGTTTCTTCATCACGCATTTCGCCTATCATAATCACATCGGGATCTGCCCGCAAAAAAGCACGCATGATCCTGGCAAAATCGAGCCCTATTCTGGGCTTTGCCTCCACCTGCCTTAAACCGGCTTGTGTGATTTCCACCGGATCTTCTGCGGTCCAGATTTTAATATCCGGTTTATTAATATGGCCGAGAGCGGAATGAAGCGTGGTGGTTTTACCTGAACCTGTCGGGCCAACGGCCAGTACAAGACCATAAGGTTTTTGAATAATATTTTTTAACACATTCAGATTCCTGTCGGTCAGAGCCATATCGTCTATCTTCATGGTCCCTGCCTTGGCCAGGATTCTCAAAACAGCGTCCTCAAACCCGCCTGCTGTGGGGAGGGTGGCAACTCGAAGTTCGAATTGTGGCACACCTTTACGCTTGAATTTGATTTTTCCGTCCTGAGGTAATCGCCGCTCCGCAATATCGAGGGAAGACATAATTTTAATCCTTGAAAGAATGCCTCTGGCCATAGAATTGGGAACCTTGATATATTCCTGGCATACACCGTCCAGTCTAAAGCGAATATTGGTGGCTTTGGTAATCGGAGACGGCTCTATATGTATATCAGAGGCATTTTTTCTAAAGGCGGCAATGATGCACTGATCCACCAGTTTCACCACCTTGCTGGAGCTTTCATCATCCTCATCTAATGCTTCATCAACTTCTTCCTCTTCTTCAAAAGAAACATCCGGAATTAAATCAAAATCATCAAGTCCATCCGCAGAGGTAACCGTTTCACTAATTCGGTCGGTATCGTAAAAGCGCTTTATATACTCTTCAATATCCTCCTTTATTGCCACGGAAAAATTAATCTTGGAAGTATTCAACAAAGTTTTAATATTATCGGTTTTGTTCAGGTCCCTCGGGTCATCAACCAGTACTTCCACCCCATCCTTATCCCAGCTTAATGGAACCCATCCTTCATTTAATAAAAACGCTTTTTTTAATTTTCCTAAAAGCTCAGTCGGTGTCTCCAAGGCGTCGCTATAGTTTCTGAAGGAACAGCCATAGTATGCGGAAAAGGATTTACCAATATCTTCCTTATTGATCTGGTATTGACTTGTCAGAACAAATTCCACGCTCTTTTTCATTTTCTTTGACAGGGCAAAAGCCTTTTGCAACTGGTCGGTGGTCACTTTTTCCTGTCTCAGCAGGTAATCATATTTGGACCCGGAAGACAGGTTGGCCTGAATGGCATCGAGTCTTTTTTTGATTTCGGAATCAACGGGGTCGAATTTGGCTGCCGCTTTATATAAATCAAGGGCCTGATCCTTATGGTCTCTTCGATCCATTTCCTTGCCAAAATAAAATGTGATACGAGCCCTTTTCTTTTTATCCAGCCGCTGATCATTGACAAGAGATTCAACCTGTTCGACAGCCTTTGCCGGGGAATGGAGTTTAAGCACCGCTTTGGCAAATTGAGGAAATATTTTATCAACCGGGTAATCCTGGAATAATATTTTTTTATATTCGGCGATGGCTTCTTTATGAAGACCCATGCCACTGAAAGCTTCAGCGCTGTCAAGAATCGCAGTGTTGCTTTCATCATCAGTCATCATGGTCTCTTTAAACCTTGAAATGTCTTCAGCAGAAACCTGATTGGGTTCATCCTTTTCCAGATTTGCCACTTCCTCTTCTACCAGGCGAATCTTTTCTTTTATTGTTTTAATCGTTTGAACGTCCTTTTTCGGAAGGCTTGACATAATTTGCTTATAAATATTAAGAGATTCATCGTATAATCCCATGGAACGGCAAACATCGGCCTCATTAATTCTAGCTTTTATATCTGTTTTCATTTCTGCCTTTTCTTTTTTATTTCTTGAAGAAACGCTTAAACGTATTTCTGGTTTTATCCATTTTAATGGTGTTACATACTCAACACCTGTATGATTTTATCCTTGGGACATTTGGCTCCCACTGAAACCACAGTTGTATTTTTCCCGGGCAGCAATATGGTATCATTTGATTCACCCTTATCCAGATAGCAGACCTTTAAGTTGCCTAAGCCAAAAAAATCACCGATACTAGACATTAGGACTGACCAGTCCTCCAAAGAGGTGTCAATGTATATATCTTCCAGCCTGCAATTTGAGCCCACCTGCTTTTCAATCTTTTTTTTAATATGATCAAGTGTATCCAAAGGCTCTACTTTCTGCACCTTTACTTCCTGTTTTTCTGTTTTCTTCTTTTCTTTGTTCTCATCTTTAAGTCTTGCCACCTCAAGGATCAAAGGCTGCAAATCACTTTCAATTTTATTTTCCATCTTAGGACAAACATTCTGAATTGAGATATTCACTTCTTCCCAGGAAAATATCTTATAAGCGGCCGGTTTACCCTGCAAGTCGTCTACCCTGGCGTCAAGCAATTCACCATCCTGGAAAAAGAGGACTCCCTTTTTCCCGGTGGATTTATCTTCCAGCCTGATGGTACATGTCTTTTGCTCCATCTCCATTAATTGCAGGAAAATACCGGATGAAACACTATGAAGGGTCCCGCCCTCGGATTCCTTTCTGAGGGTAGCCATTATATCTCTGGCAAGATCCTCCAGCATAAACGGTTTTGCAATGTATCCAACAGCGCCGCCTTCGCGGGCAAGCTTTTCCATATCAGGAGTACTGTACCCGGTAATAATAATGACCGGAATATCCGGATAATTCCCCATAATATGGGTCAACAGAGCGAAACCGTCCATCTGAGGCATTTTTAAATCGGTAACCACCAGAGAAAACGCTTTTTCTGTTAGCATCTTCACCGCATCCGTCCCGTCCTCAGCGATTGATACCGAAAATGTCTCCTTGTATTTGGAAAGACCATCTTTAAGGGCAAGCAGCATTTCCCTGTCATCATCAACAATAAGTACATTTTTTACCATAAAATCTCCTCGTAAAAAATTTTAGCAATTTTTTAAAAAAATAAACCGGGAAGTTTCAACGGCCAGAGGGTTTAGGTCCCCCGCCTGATCATTTCCCATCTTCCTTGCATCATAGTCTCCAAGCTTTTTTACGAAGCTTTATCAATATCCACAATCTTTATTCCTGCCACATAATCCATCGCTTTATATTTCTTAATATTGCCGATTTTTTTTATGATATCATTTAGTTTTTTAATCTGTTGATCTATGGAAACGATTTTGTTGTGTATTTTGTCATCGCTTTTCAAATCGAACAATACCTCGTCTAACAGATTATTAATTATCGTAAGCGGCTGGTTCATTCTGTGGGCAACACCACCTGCCATCTCAAGAACCCCCTGAAATTTTTCTCTGGTTGAACGATCTTTTTGTTGTTTGGCGCGTTGGGTCATATCCCGGGCAATTCCCTTGATATGGTATGCCCGGCCGTTTTTTTTCGCAAGGATTCCCTCTAATTCGATATAGCGAGTATGACCGTTGCCGTCAATGACAGGTAGAATAACTTCTTCATGACCAATTTTTAAAATATCGGAAAGGAACAGAAGAAAAAGGACTTTCTGGCCCGGGAGCAAAAATTCAGATAATGATTTGCCGATTAACTCATCTTTGGGAAATCCGATTATTTCGGTAACTGCCTTGTTAACATCGATTAAATTCCCCTGGAGGTCAAAAACAATAATGCCTTCGTCTTGATTATCTATCGCCCCGTTAAGACTGGGTTGAGATTCCTGTTCTTCTATTTGACCGGTAATATCCTTAATAACTCCATCAATATGCTCCACGGTGCCATCATCGTCTATCACCGCCCTGGCGGTCACTGCGCACCAGATCGTGGTGCCATCTTTTTTTACGAATGGGATGGGAAGATCCACCACCCGTCCTCTTTGTAATATGGAAGTTACCAGAACACCCCTGTCTTTTTTATTCCGGTAAAGGTTGATCTCAGGATAGGCCGTTAATTCCGAAGTAGAGTTAAAACCGAATAGCCGGGCATAAGACCAGTTGCAATAAACAATTTTTCCTTCAACCGTTGTTCGGTGTATGGCCGCAGGTATGCTGTTAAAAAAATCGGTGTACTTTTCTGCCGAACTGGTAATCACTTTTTCATAAGGTAAGTCGGCCATATTTTAACCGGTTCCTCGAAACCTTGGCAAAGCGGCTTTTCAAAGGTTTCTCAGTCTAGGATGGGTAACATAAAAACCCAACCACCACATGGAAGCTATAAAAATAATCCGCCGTATTACTATAAAACAATTCCTAGTTTTTTAATTTTTTTTTCGTATTTATCTGACCATGGCGCCATATATTTTTCCAGTTCAGGAAGAACTCCCAGTTCTTCAGCGAGTTCCTTTACTGAAGTAATTACTCCATCCGCCAGTTCCTTTTCATCGGCCTGGCCGGTATAGCTAATTTTCCGATTAGCATACTCAAACTCAGCAGCAAACGGATCAAGAAAAGCATAGTCTTCCGCTTTTTCCACAAACTTCTTTTTTAGAATACTACTGAAACCCGCTCCTTTATTCTTTTTGGTTGGGACGACCGTTTCGAATACTTCTAAAAATTCCTCCAGCATGGCAAGAATATCCGAATTGGTCTCGGATACTTGTTCTGTTGATTCACCAGTAGTCTGTTCGCCATTCATGGGGATCCGGCTGACATTAAAAATTCCACCCGATTTTTTGGTTTTGGCTATGAGGGTCTTAAGGTTATTTGGTGAAGATTTATCCTGTTCACCGGCCCAGGAATAAGAACCGCCGATTATTTCACCAGTGCTGATAAAAACCAAACCACTCTCCTTGCCGTTACCAATTGAAACGTCGATATACCCGGTCAGTTTTTCCGATCTCATTTTTTTAATCAATCCCTCAAGATCGGTAAAATCAGTACTGAGATCTTTGTAAATTTTTTCTGCCGAAGGCAAGCTGGCCCAGAAATATACCTCTTCCTGTGATATTTTATATATGCTTACGGAATAGTTTTGGTCGGACTCAGCTTGCATCAATTGGTCAATGGCTTTATCGCCGCTTAGCATGGTATCTTTTTCTTGAAAATAACCGTTTAACAGCTCATCTTCATCAAAAAAGATCGCCCCTTCAGCAGAATGGGATTTGAAGAAAACACCGCCTGAGCCGATTTCGCCCTGATAATGTTCAAACAGCTTTCTGATATCCAAATAATAAATATTCAAGTTTTCAATAACAGGTTTTTCTCGGGGAATGATGACCATTATCCTTTGCTCCTTCACTAATTTAATCGCATTTGCTACTATCTCCGACGACGCAGCCGCTCTATTGATAGACGAATGCTATCCTGCATTCTTGAAATGGCTTCTGCTAAATCGCCTATCTCGTCCTTTCCTGCAATGTCTATGTTAGCATCCAGTTCACCCACGCTGATTCGGTTGGAAACCTCAGTTAAAGATTTAATTTTTCCTGATAATCTGTGGCCGTAGAAGTAAACAATAAAACCGATCAGCAAAATAGTGGCAATAAATATCCCAAAAACAATATTACGAGTGATATCCGTCTGTTTCTTGGCCCTTATATTAAGCAATTTAACTGGACCGGTGAACTCATCCACATAGGTCGTGGCCGCTATGATAAATGGAGTCCCTTCAACCGGAGTGCACACCATAAATTTTTCTCTAAAAGAGCCGTCTTTTTCCCACCACGTATAATATCCTCTTGATTCTCCACCTTGTTTTACCCCGGTATAAACTTTCCAAAAACCGGCAAAATTCTTCCCCATGGGCTTTTTTAATGCACTCATATCAATACCGATTATGTTTGGATTTACATGCAGCCATGTGCGCCAGACACCTTTCGAGCCCGGTAGTTCATAAAGAGCGGAATATCCGGTCATTCCTACCTTTTGTACAGCGATTCTTTTAAATTCTGCGTTGTAGTTGTAATCCTTTCTTTTCATACCGGGATGGGACTCAAGAAACAGGCTGCATTCCGCGGCAACCTTTCTGGCGGCATCAGCCACCTTCTCTTCCACCAAGGTTTTAACGATCTTGGAGCTTTCCGAGGTCAGGAGCGAAGAAAGATTGTTCATTTGCCATAAATAGAGAATATTGGCAGTGATTATTAAAACAATAGGAAGGGCAAAGAAAAGCAGAAGCATTTTACTGCGTAAGCCAAGGCCCTTTAAATTAAAGCTTTTAGTCTTTTTTTTCCTGGGGTATTTGCTCTTTTTTTTGCGTTTATAAGCAGGTGCTTTTTTGATATCGACTTTTTTATCCGGTTTGGTGGGCTGTGGTTTGGGAAAGGATACGGTCGGAGTTTCAACAGGCTTTGTCACCGTAATAATAAAATCGCACACATCGCATTTAAACTTTGCCCGATTACCTTTAATTTTTGAGGGGTCAATGCTGAACTTTTTACCGCATTCCTCGCATATGACAATCATTATTATACTCCTTATTGTATTAAAACCCGCTCGCCTGTTAAATGAGTCTTAAGCATTCACCGAGGGCTGAAATCAGAAAAGGCTACCATTAATCAATATCCTTTTTCCTTTATTTTATGAACCATACTCAGCTTAAAGGCAGTCCTTTTTTCTTCACGCTCAATGGCCATGGCAAGAACCTCAACAAGCTCGGCTGCTCTGAAAGCCGGAAATTTTGAGATGTGTTGGTCCATATTGGTTATCTCGTCTTCGATTAAAATTTCCGCAACCGGCCCCACCGCAAGTGATAATTGAGTATTGAGGAAATTAAAAAAATCGTCATCCGCCATCAAAATATCTTCTGCTGCGGACTCGACCAACTTCAGTTGTAGAAGCCTGGAGATGGTATCCTTTATCTCCTTTATATTCATCCCGGTTTCTTGAGCAATGATTCCAAGATTTTTTTTGCCGTCCAATCCCAGAAAAACATTCAGCAATTTGCTGTCTAAAGTAATGTCATCCTGGTTGCCGGTGACCACTTGCTTAAAGACCATAGATGAAATATCACCTGACAAAACATCCATTGCCTTACCTCCTATGGGCGATCGAAAAATTATTGCGGATATGATCCGTTTTTAAAGCGTTTACCGCCTGCGGTGGGAAGCAGATAAACGCCGGTTTGGAAATGGGATGTTTGGAAATCGTCTCACATGATCTTACTTTCTTTCTTTTCTTAATTTTAATTCCTCCCTCAGGGAATCAAACTCCGATCGGATTAACTGTCTGATCTGATCCATGGCATCGGTAAAAAGCTCTATGGGAATTACTTCAGTCTTTT
The sequence above is drawn from the Thermodesulfobacteriota bacterium genome and encodes:
- a CDS encoding cyclic nucleotide-binding domain-containing protein, which produces MQLIDTINEIPMFKRFTESEKNMFAKLEHSLLGFKKDDVIIREGDAFTSLYLLIKGTVQITKEELSIPIAKLSQGALFGEMSFFTKKPRHSNVIANENVLVLKLDKLFFEKVDSTIRDKIKDYLIELLINRLDSVNESLSKISKFARISTLNQ
- a CDS encoding PAS domain-containing protein; this translates as MADLPYEKVITSSAEKYTDFFNSIPAAIHRTTVEGKIVYCNWSYARLFGFNSTSELTAYPEINLYRNKKDRGVLVTSILQRGRVVDLPIPFVKKDGTTIWCAVTARAVIDDDGTVEHIDGVIKDITGQIEEQESQPSLNGAIDNQDEGIIVFDLQGNLIDVNKAVTEIIGFPKDELIGKSLSEFLLPGQKVLFLLFLSDILKIGHEEVILPVIDGNGHTRYIELEGILAKKNGRAYHIKGIARDMTQRAKQQKDRSTREKFQGVLEMAGGVAHRMNQPLTIINNLLDEVLFDLKSDDKIHNKIVSIDQQIKKLNDIIKKIGNIKKYKAMDYVAGIKIVDIDKAS
- a CDS encoding universal stress protein, with translation MKILVGYDGSNSGKEALDLAKHHAMVFKGEVDVVTSMVKGTEKEREDMDQAKRGLEYAEVLFKDNNIPCKTHLLIRGLTPGEDVVEFAKENHIDEIIVGVKRRSKVGKLLMGSTAQYVILNAHCPVVTVK
- a CDS encoding response regulator encodes the protein MVKNVLIVDDDREMLLALKDGLSKYKETFSVSIAEDGTDAVKMLTEKAFSLVVTDLKMPQMDGFALLTHIMGNYPDIPVIIITGYSTPDMEKLAREGGAVGYIAKPFMLEDLARDIMATLRKESEGGTLHSVSSGIFLQLMEMEQKTCTIRLEDKSTGKKGVLFFQDGELLDARVDDLQGKPAAYKIFSWEEVNISIQNVCPKMENKIESDLQPLILEVARLKDENKEKKKTEKQEVKVQKVEPLDTLDHIKKKIEKQVGSNCRLEDIYIDTSLEDWSVLMSSIGDFFGLGNLKVCYLDKGESNDTILLPGKNTTVVSVGAKCPKDKIIQVLSM
- a CDS encoding fatty acid CoA ligase family protein — its product is MLHVLSCIVYGEMEKNPIINISSYLRQMAKKIPDKRAVVCSTGKDKYGRTAYTHLTFHQLDKESDRLAHSLERIGIGRGIRTILMVKPSLNFFIIIFALFKTGAVPVVVDPGMGLKRMIGCFKETRPQGFIGIPLAHLVRTLYPAFFKTVTIWVTVGHRWFWGGHTFKKLIQNPWEPYPASRTMKNDTAAILFTTGSTGPAKGAVYTHGNFDAQLRQIKTHLDISTDEIDLSTFPLFALFWPALGVTSVIPDMDPTKPALVNPEKIIDAITDQGVTSMFASPALLNRVGKYGKEKEIKLPSLKRLISAGAPVAPTNIKQFSSMLSQGTEIHTPYGATEAVPIISIGSNEILHETEALSRKGYGNCVGYPINNIMIRIIKVSDNPIEKWSDDLVVKDGEMGEITVKGDLVTRQYFEKPKADMMAKIKQGNEIWHRMGDLGWRDKKGRIWFCGRKSHRVITKEGTLFTIPCEAIFNEHPQVFRSALVGVGPQKNQKPIICIERIDGGHKINKKDLTSELLEMAKQNQLTQSIETVLYHHSFPVDIRHNSKIFREKLARWAEKRLRIRPGKPGY
- the rsmG gene encoding 16S rRNA (guanine(527)-N(7))-methyltransferase RsmG is translated as MNIGSNQWKKLIEEGAANLNIHVDRRITDQFSIHCKELVKWNRNINLTTITDPVEVAVKHFLDSIISVGVIPEYGRLLDMGSGGGFPGIPLKIMNPSLAVTLIDASRKKVSFLKHAIRTIKLVGINARHVRSEELAEKKPFKHSFDVIICRAFSRLDNIVLQALPLLAEGGSLIAMKGKLSKAELESADRDRLSLTVEKYKLPFIELERSLIILQLKKLGNQ
- a CDS encoding GspE/PulE family protein — its product is MKTDIKARINEADVCRSMGLYDESLNIYKQIMSSLPKKDVQTIKTIKEKIRLVEEEVANLEKDEPNQVSAEDISRFKETMMTDDESNTAILDSAEAFSGMGLHKEAIAEYKKILFQDYPVDKIFPQFAKAVLKLHSPAKAVEQVESLVNDQRLDKKKRARITFYFGKEMDRRDHKDQALDLYKAAAKFDPVDSEIKKRLDAIQANLSSGSKYDYLLRQEKVTTDQLQKAFALSKKMKKSVEFVLTSQYQINKEDIGKSFSAYYGCSFRNYSDALETPTELLGKLKKAFLLNEGWVPLSWDKDGVEVLVDDPRDLNKTDNIKTLLNTSKINFSVAIKEDIEEYIKRFYDTDRISETVTSADGLDDFDLIPDVSFEEEEEVDEALDEDDESSSKVVKLVDQCIIAAFRKNASDIHIEPSPITKATNIRFRLDGVCQEYIKVPNSMARGILSRIKIMSSLDIAERRLPQDGKIKFKRKGVPQFELRVATLPTAGGFEDAVLRILAKAGTMKIDDMALTDRNLNVLKNIIQKPYGLVLAVGPTGSGKTTTLHSALGHINKPDIKIWTAEDPVEITQAGLRQVEAKPRIGLDFARIMRAFLRADPDVIMIGEMRDEETAAIGIEASLTGHLVFSTLHTNSAPETITRLLDMGLNALNFSDAFLGVLAQRLVRRLCQNCCKEEKLPKEEFNEIAMDYGKEDLKKTGIKYTSDLTIKRCGSCEVCSGTGYKGRLGIHELMEGTPGVKRLIKKQASTEELFALSIEEGMTTLKQDGILKVFNGLTDIKEVRRVCIT
- a CDS encoding metallophosphoesterase family protein, producing MGVISDTHGLLQPAAIDAFKGTDLIIHAGDVGKPDILHDLQAIAPVKAVRGNMDMDNWAHKLPMTKLIKVGGVLLYIIHDVYKIDIKPDKAGISAIIHGHTHKPSSIEDHHGILFLNPGSATQPRFNNPASVALLHVKEKSLVTQFFEL
- a CDS encoding NAD-dependent epimerase/dehydratase family protein, which codes for MTVKTKPNILVTGGGGFLGKAIVKMLLQAGENVRSFSRNFYPELESMGVDQIQGDIGEHSAVIKACHGIQAVFHTAAKPPPWGNYADYYRTNVVGTQNVIDACNYQKVSKLVYTSTPSVVFNGTDIEGVDETFSYPARYATPYSETKALAEQKVVKSTSDHLRTIILRPHEIWGPGDNHIAPRLIARAKRLKRIGNGKNLIDTTYIDNAVDAHLLAYEKLEENPAISGMIYFISQDEPVLAWDMINAFLKAAGLGPVKKSVPYRIAWLSGAFLEMVYKIFRLSGEPYITRFMAYAAAKSHWFNISAAKRDLGYSPRVSIEEGLIIYQEWLKKNK